A section of the Salmo salar chromosome ssa05, Ssal_v3.1, whole genome shotgun sequence genome encodes:
- the LOC106604715 gene encoding acidic fibroblast growth factor intracellular-binding protein B, which produces MSVELDVFVVNTTIMDEEVYQLWLDGYTVNDAVKVRMEGGVLEGCEASAEVLHSDTMDQYRTFQMCERLLHSPIKLANQLLFQIPPHRQAMLIERYYAFDSVFVREVLGKKLSKGTKKDLDDVSAKTGVTLKSCRRQFDNFKRVFKVVEELKGPLVENIRQHFLLSEKLARDYAAIVFFANNRFETGKKKLHYLTFQDFAFCAGQLISNWTVGALDNMVEDMDVDLEKEFLQDLKELKILITDRDLLDQHKSLVCTALRGKTKAFNEMEANFKNLSRGLVNIAAKLTNTKEVRDFFIDLVEKFIEPCRSDKWTAGDMRLYLTHYTNSAHILDTFKHQVVWDRYMGVIKSCILKMYHD; this is translated from the exons ATGTCAGTTGAACTTGATGTGTTTGTGGTTAACACCACCATTATGGATGAGGAAGTCTATCAGTTATGGCTGGATGGTTACACAG TGAATGATGCTGTGAAGGTTCGTATGGAGGGAGGGGTATTGGAGGGGTGTGAGGCCAGTGCTGAGGTTCTGCACAGTGACACCATGGACCAGTACAGAACCTTCCAGATGTGTGAGCGCCTCCTACACAGCCCTATCAAGCTGGCCAATCAGTTGTTGTTCCAGATCCCACCTCATCGCCAGGCCATGCTCATAGAGAG GTACTATGCGTTCGATAGCGTGTTTGTGCGTGAGGTCCTTGGGAAGAAACTCTCAAAGGGGACCAAGAAGGACCTTGATGACGTCAGTGCAAAGACTGGTGTCACACTGAAGAGCTGCAGGCGGCAG TTTGATAACTTCAAGCGTGTATTCAAAGTTGTGGAGGAACTGAAGGGACCCCTGGTGGAGAACATTCGTCAGCACTTCCTTCTCTCTGAGAAGCTGGCCAG GGATTACGCTGCCATCGTTTTCTTTGCCAACAATCGCTTTGAGACAGGGAAGAAGAAGCTGCACTATCTTACATTCCAGGACTTTGCCTTCTGTGCAGGGCAGCTCATCAGCAACTGGACTGTGGGAGCATTGG ATAACATGGTGGAAGACATGGATGTGGATCTTGAGAAGGAGTTCTTACAAGATCTAAAAGAACTGAAGATTTTAATCACTGACAGGGATCTGCTGGACCAGCACAAGAG TTTGGTGTGCACGGCTCTCCGGGGGAAGACCAAAGCATTTAATGAGATGGAAGCCAACTTCAAG AATCTCTCCAGAGGCCTTGTCAACATTGCTGCCAAACTAACCAACACAAAAGAAGTCAGAGACTTCTTCATTGATCTGGTGGAAAAG tTTATTGAGCCGTGTCGGTCAGACAAATGGACAGCAGGAGACATGAGGCTCTACCTCACTCACTACACTAACTCTGCACACATACTCGACACATTCAA acaccAGGTAGTGTGGGACAGGTACATGGGAGTGATAAAAAGCTGCATCCTCAAAATGTACCATGACTGA